TGCCCTCCATTTCGGGAAACAAGGAAATGATCGCTTCACAATGTCTGACGATCAAATGTCAATTAATCAGGCCATTGAGATGGGTCCATTTTTTTGGTTTTATCGGGCGGTAATTCTAAACTTATTGATTTTGTGGTTCGGGAATTTGAACATGGGCTTGCTCTAATCGAAAAGCTAATCATGATCCAGGGTGTGAGCTTTGATGACTGCGCTGGTATTTTTGATCAGCTGGCGATTGAAGGAAGAAGGCTGACGCCAATACAGGAGGAGCGTCTTTTTCAGCAGCATAAAAGATTCGCGCCGCATTTTACCGACACTAGAGAAGACTTTATTAAGCGACTATATCAATCCTTTGATGTTGTTGTTGCGTAGGTTTCAGCCGTGGCGGCATTGGGCCGACTACACTCCGGTGCGCCTAGGACCCTATATGGACCCTAAAATAAAAAGTCTTGAAACCCAATTCTGGTAAGTGTTTGAAAAGATTGGTGCGGCCGGCAGGAGTCGAACCTGCGACCCTCAGATTCGTAGTCTGATATTCTATCCAGCTGAACTACGGCCGCATCGAGGGAAATAAAGAAAGAAATGGATAACACTGTGTGACCCGGTTTGCAACCCTCTAAAACTTGCCCAATGTTATTGAAATCATTAGAAGATGTGGATTATCTACACGATTTTACATAACATTTACTTTGATCAACAATTAATGAGGGCGGCGATGACAATTCTTCAAAGCATTATCCTTGGAATCGTTCAAGGTTTGGGAGAATTTCTCCCCATCTCTAGTTCCGCTCACCTTATTATAGTTCCGTGGCTTATGGGCTGGCCAGATCACGGCCTTACTTTTGATATCGCACTTCACTTCGGCACACTGACAGCGCTTCTTATTTATTTTCATCGCGAGTGGTACGAATTAAGCCTTGCTTGCCTCCGCTTACGGCCAAAACATTTCAAGCCCGGAGCTCTTAATAACGACACCAATCTTAGGCTTGCACTTTATATTGTGATCGCAACAATACCGGGTGCGATTTTAGGCCTCTTACTTGAGCACCATGTAGAGACTGTGTTTCGTAATCCAAAACTCATCGCATTTACTCTAAGTGGCATGGGTATAGCGTTGTGGATTGTGGATAAGAAGGCGCCGAAATCTCGAGACATCGTAAGTCTCACATTAAAAGATGCAGTGATCATTGGCATCTCCCAAGGCCTTGCATTGTTTCCGGGAATTTCAAGATCTGGCATCACAATCACAACTGGTCTCTTACGTGGACTCGATCGCGGAGCTGCCGCAAGATTTTCATTTATGCTTTCAATGCCCATCACAGCGGGTGCTTGTATTTTAAAACTTCGACATCTAACCGCCGCTGATTTTACAAATAGTTTTATCGTAGGAGTAATCGTTGCAGCAATCTTTGGTTACTTAGCAATTGGTGGATTAATCAGGTTTTTGCAAACAAGGTCATACGGTGTATTTGCCGTCTATCGCGTGGTGTTGGCTCTTATTATTGGGGTGGTGATTTTTTACCGCGGTTAATTCAAATTCAATCTTTTCAAATACAGGTAAAAGATTTTTTAAAACCGTGATGTCACCCTCGATTTTTCCCCATATTTTTTCACTCTTTATATTTTCTTTTTGGGAAACCAAGCGAATCCAATCTCTTAGATTTAGAGTTACGACGCTTTGAACTCCGATAAGATTTACTACTTCGTGAGGCAAAATATTTCGAACAGATATGTTTTGAGTTTCACCACGTTCCAAAAGATATGAATCCGTCTTGCCACTATGACAAACTCTAATCTCCACACACCCTTCTCCACGCCCTAAAAATGAACACATAAGTCTTAGAGTGAGTGAAACATCTATTTGTTCTTGTGACCCAGGTTTTCCCCAGATGTTTTGATTAGCCCAAATAAAAACCCGCCTTAACACTGGCATAAACGATTTACCAATTTCAGTTAATTGATATTCTACGCGAGGTGGTGCTTCAGAATATTCTTGCCTCACAATAATGCCTTTTACACAGAGATGTTCAAGTTTACGCGTGAGCTGATCCATGGAAATACTTGAAATATTCGCTTTAATAGTTTTAAATCGCTTGGGCCCCATCATGAGTTCGCGCAAGATTAGTAATGACCAACGATCACCAATAATATCTGCACTGCGCGTAATAGGGCACCATTGTTCATTACTCACAAAATAAGAGTATCAACATCAAGGTTAAGAATCTTTGGGAATACGCGAGACAATCAATTTTTAGACATTGGTCCTAAAACAATATACCAAATCGAAGTTGGCTTTACGATGAGTTTGTTTTTGCAACATCACTCCTTTGTGACTAAACTTTTTAGTCTATGATTCAAGTAAAAGGTCTATCTAAGGTATTTCGTGTTCATCAAAAAGAAGCGGGTCTCAAAGGCTCTATTCGATCACTTTTTAATAGAAAGTGGCTCGATAAGTGGGCACTCAACGATGTATCTTTTGACGTTAAGGCTGGTGAAATCGTAGGCCTTGTCGGTTCAAATGGCGCAGGTAAAACCACACTCATGAAACTTCTTGCGGGAATTGTTCACCCCACCTCGGGTGAAGCCCATGTGCTTGGACACATTCCGTGGGAAAGAAACAATGATTTTCGCCGACAAATTGCTTTGATCATGGGGCAAAAAGCGCAGTTATGGTGGGATCTTCCTGCCGCTGATTGTTTTTTATTATTAAAAGAAATTTATCAGATTCCCGATGATCTTTACCATTCAACTTTAGACGATTTGACAAACGCACTTCAGGTAAAAAAACAACTCAACATTCAGGTGCGGAGATTAAGCCTGGGTGAGCGCATGAAGATGGAACTTGTTGCAGCACTCTTACATCAACCTAAAATTGTTTTTTTAGATGAACCCACTATAGGTCTTGATTTAGCTGCACAAAAAGCAATTCGTGAGTTTTTACTTCACTACAGAAAATTGCACAACCCTGCAATGATCGTTACGTCTCACTACATGGAGGACATCACACGTCTTTGTGAGCGTATTATTATTATCAGAGAAGGTCAGTTTATTTATGACGGACCCATTGGCAACGTAGCTAAAAAATTCACCTCTCATAAATTAATCTCAGCACATCTTGATACAATTTCTACTTCAACTGAACAAACCTCTATCGCGAGTCAGTTAGGCATTGATGTAAGTGATGTCATTGTTCAAACTTCTGAACTCATTAAAGTTAAAATTTCACGAGATAGAATCGCAGAAGTTTCTGCTCAAATTTTAAAATTACTTCCAGTTGTTGATCTTACCATTGAAGAACAAGACATTGGAGAGGTGATTTCTTCACTCATGCGCGGAAAGAAGGACTTTCTTTGATTCCTAACTGGGTTAAAGATGTCTACACTCTTGAGCTTAGAAAAATTTTTTCTTACCGTGTTGATTTTTGGATGGAATTTTTAGGCTCAATCGGAATTCATCTCACAGCCGCATATTTTCTTTGGAAAGCGATATTTGAAGCAAACTCCGCAAGCACTATCGGAGGATACACGTTTGGCCATATGATGGTTTATTATCTACTTGTTCCATTAATTGAAAAATTAGTTCGCGGACACGAAAGAGGAAATATTTCAAATGAGATCTATGACGGCAGCCTCACCCGCTATCTTATCTACCCACTGTCTTTTCTTGGGTATAAGTTTGTAACAAATATTGCCGTGAGTACGATTGGGGTGCTTCAATTTTTTTTGATCATGATTATATATTTAATATTCTTTGATGTGCCCCCGACAGTTCACTTTAACTTAACAAATACTGTCATGGCATTTATCGCCATAGGCTCCGCAAGTATTTTATTTTTTCTCATCACCGCAAGTCTAGAATGTATCGCCTTTTGGGCTGACAGTATTTGGAGCTTACTTGTCATGTTGCGCTTTTGTATCGGAATGCTCGGGGGCGGAATGATTCCACTCTCACTATTCACGCCACAAGCTCAAGAGATCTTAAGCTATCTTCCCTTTATTTATATTGCTTCATTTCCCATTCGCACACTCACAGGTGAAGTTTCGTTTACACAATGGGGACAAGGAATGTTTATATTATTTTTTTGGATAGCAGTTTTTGCTACGGTTTCTAAAACCGTACTCAAGCGAGGGCTTTACCAGTACTCAGGTGTAGGGATATGAAGATACTTCGCTACTTGAAACTCTATGGTTACTTCGTACGATTTTCTGTGAGTCGTTCTATGGAATTTCGAATTGATTTCTTTTTTCGCATTATCATGGATCTTCTTTATTATGTCGTTAACCTCGCATTTTTTCACATTCTCTACAAACACACACCAGCACTGGCTGGGTGGCGCGAGCCTGAGATGATGGTGTTTGTATCTGTGTATTTACTTATTGACGCCATCAATATGACCTTATTTTCAAACAATATGTGGATATTGCCAAGTCTCGTTAACAAAGGGGATCTTGATTATTATCTAATACGCCCAGTTTCTTCTTTGTTTTTTTTATCGCTCAGAGAGTTCGCATTTAATTCATTTATTAATTTAATTATCGCCTTAGGAATTGTCGCGTGGGCATTTATGAATTACCCGCACCCCATTTCATTTTTTCAGATAATATTTTTCTTTTTTAACGTCTGCGTAGGTACCCTGCTTTATTTTTCAGTACGCCTCATTACATTACTTCCTGTTTTTTGGACTCATTCTGCTCGAGGATTTGACGCCTTATTTTGGCCAATGACGCGTTTTATGGAAAGACCTGATCGTATTTTTAATGGATGGACACGGGTTTTATTTATTACCGTTTTACCATTTAGCTTAATGGCGTCTTATCCAGCGCGATTGTTTTTAGATCAATTTGATCCATTAATTTTTTTACACCTTATTAGTGCCGCTATTATCTATTTTTTACT
This genomic stretch from Oligoflexia bacterium harbors:
- a CDS encoding ABC-2 family transporter protein; amino-acid sequence: MIPNWVKDVYTLELRKIFSYRVDFWMEFLGSIGIHLTAAYFLWKAIFEANSASTIGGYTFGHMMVYYLLVPLIEKLVRGHERGNISNEIYDGSLTRYLIYPLSFLGYKFVTNIAVSTIGVLQFFLIMIIYLIFFDVPPTVHFNLTNTVMAFIAIGSASILFFLITASLECIAFWADSIWSLLVMLRFCIGMLGGGMIPLSLFTPQAQEILSYLPFIYIASFPIRTLTGEVSFTQWGQGMFILFFWIAVFATVSKTVLKRGLYQYSGVGI
- the uppP gene encoding undecaprenyl-diphosphatase UppP, whose amino-acid sequence is MTILQSIILGIVQGLGEFLPISSSAHLIIVPWLMGWPDHGLTFDIALHFGTLTALLIYFHREWYELSLACLRLRPKHFKPGALNNDTNLRLALYIVIATIPGAILGLLLEHHVETVFRNPKLIAFTLSGMGIALWIVDKKAPKSRDIVSLTLKDAVIIGISQGLALFPGISRSGITITTGLLRGLDRGAAARFSFMLSMPITAGACILKLRHLTAADFTNSFIVGVIVAAIFGYLAIGGLIRFLQTRSYGVFAVYRVVLALIIGVVIFYRG
- a CDS encoding helix-turn-helix domain-containing protein, encoding MSNEQWCPITRSADIIGDRWSLLILRELMMGPKRFKTIKANISSISMDQLTRKLEHLCVKGIIVRQEYSEAPPRVEYQLTEIGKSFMPVLRRVFIWANQNIWGKPGSQEQIDVSLTLRLMCSFLGRGEGCVEIRVCHSGKTDSYLLERGETQNISVRNILPHEVVNLIGVQSVVTLNLRDWIRLVSQKENIKSEKIWGKIEGDITVLKNLLPVFEKIEFELTAVKNHHPNNKSQHHAIDGKYTV
- a CDS encoding ATP-binding cassette domain-containing protein, yielding MIQVKGLSKVFRVHQKEAGLKGSIRSLFNRKWLDKWALNDVSFDVKAGEIVGLVGSNGAGKTTLMKLLAGIVHPTSGEAHVLGHIPWERNNDFRRQIALIMGQKAQLWWDLPAADCFLLLKEIYQIPDDLYHSTLDDLTNALQVKKQLNIQVRRLSLGERMKMELVAALLHQPKIVFLDEPTIGLDLAAQKAIREFLLHYRKLHNPAMIVTSHYMEDITRLCERIIIIREGQFIYDGPIGNVAKKFTSHKLISAHLDTISTSTEQTSIASQLGIDVSDVIVQTSELIKVKISRDRIAEVSAQILKLLPVVDLTIEEQDIGEVISSLMRGKKDFL
- a CDS encoding ABC-2 family transporter protein codes for the protein MKILRYLKLYGYFVRFSVSRSMEFRIDFFFRIIMDLLYYVVNLAFFHILYKHTPALAGWREPEMMVFVSVYLLIDAINMTLFSNNMWILPSLVNKGDLDYYLIRPVSSLFFLSLREFAFNSFINLIIALGIVAWAFMNYPHPISFFQIIFFFFNVCVGTLLYFSVRLITLLPVFWTHSARGFDALFWPMTRFMERPDRIFNGWTRVLFITVLPFSLMASYPARLFLDQFDPLIFLHLISAAIIYFLLLIWAWNRALKVYSSASS